The Lycium barbarum isolate Lr01 chromosome 9, ASM1917538v2, whole genome shotgun sequence genome has a segment encoding these proteins:
- the LOC132609500 gene encoding uncharacterized protein LOC132609500 isoform X6 — protein sequence MQESHGSGSKKGDSSTEVEIEGDKKLPLNEPSENSISQTATLVGDEGKEETKAEYIQLSEPNNVPTTVLTTQNAKIAEDRGHQMEDAVSSSCKEEKLEMTSASGEYENHKDEVQISDSRDIVSENSVENKMVNISSGSDASYISLCQLAEVVRDLDEDDFRFLFMCRDSAPNVPSLKLFDAFEKLKEQLYLASLVKDVSCLQLAEESELQMKLSCQHQKLTDQISEAKASSTELGEKNDILADQLAQSRSEFQLIVSERDDFQKQLHISKGEVGELSERINELQTKLETSLGENASLSSEMFDYRNLVATLQVRNESLIGSLNLLSEENKKLLEEKENLVLEKENLFLENEKLGTDLAQSKALFGSLQLDNEKLSQNFTSLREEKMKLHGEKEHLISENEKLIAQLLDYKNVVETLQVENKNINESLISVTEAKKQLQEEKKSVVGETEKLGLEFKESKSLIEALQMEVAEAKGHLTLVMEERDELEEQKKYLLSETEKQSFQLAKYENSCNKVDDDLKDASLRIEHLTKENMHLKRSLELSETMKTESPNQSSFAYQSEEEAGHQLEGSCHSSFAPANLIDDDGSNWFGVMKRHVEEAERVLEKLEKAVEDMHSRSASMSRSSGKAVSPGVSKLIQAFETKDHDDEHQPDEFQSSENQTDAGLVQIQGQTKTLRALLKDLVLGAGNGYQFLEGEKSSKTATEVAAEELRAKCEFLNEHIDLLEGANIELMVFNESLGGCFWNAKEREEEFMVQNEALHKQEVATKAENSKLRENLSSFQEKLSILQNQLGEMRESSKEVGSCISNQVEAFYKEVADRVSILQEEWNSIIDQVFQTLIRLDLSVEAVGSSSPSSVDHDLGCINLSSRTAASVDAAINVLEALQGQVEAARHESMLSNGVNEKLDFLQVENQKSFGLLHKIYGNLKKLVNGMPGHLQVAEVDDPEKSVDLSHPGAFDSLLEQLQSFLDEKTQVESVNEKLKSELMARTTEFEELSKRSLGSDSILKMVQAVEGVISLDSFEININEPVSCLESLTFLLVQKYKEATEDVKLSREEYASKEAQVIDLQGQMDHLSLLLVQCENEVVVLKESLKGAEEDLVTISYQYQEKVAEFELSEQRVSALREKLGIAVTKGKGLIVQRDSLKQSLADTSSELQKCSEELQLKDARLQEVEMKLKTYSEAGERMEALESELSYIRNSATALRESFLLKDSVLQKIEEIVEDLELPDHFHSKDIIDKVDWLAKSVAGNSLPLTDWDHKTSVGGSYSDAGYALADDGWKEASQPNLGSSEDLRRRFEELQGKFYGLAEQNEMLEQSLMERNNLVQKWEEMLDRIDMPSHLRSLEPEDRIGWLVLAVSEAQNQYDSLQQKYDNFESLFASTNAELEVSHRKISELENAYQLVVSEKELLLKSVESLKFDYEEMSRKAAQSEISNDDLQNRVGDLLKKLNETNAELEKSHRKISELENAYQLVISEKELLLKSVESLNFDYEEMSRKAAQSEISNDDLQSRVGDLQKKLNEMLGAEERIHHLEGEIRRLEDMVKDFLRTSQTDDVLFSTGSSESLEQLIRKLIDKYTTLSLGKPSESDATLEHVDKGFDISHEEKRESNVSCDENADGGALSRKLEDALSDLLSLKEEKENIASNNQSLVRELEELGIKNKELQDRLSQEEQKSCSLREKLNVAVRKGKSLVQHRDSLKQLIEELNGEVERLKAEIRLQENAISDHEQRIKDLSVYPEKIKTIESESSILRDQLAEKDYTLSMILSTLEEINVGSNIGNPVEKLKGVGQLCHDLQSALTSSEHDARKSKRAAELLLAELNEVQERNDGLQEELAKSLSELSGLSKQKESAEVAKHEALAHLEKISSTHSEERKNQLAEITMLKSSVDQLREDLFVVDRLLNDVLSMDLETMRHLGSSMKVCLEQTDQNHFPLRVADSSGLTFAVPESKVFNKEIDSINQKLNRHSHLLHEEAARITEILRTIHEEISYHKQHSNSLKTDVMRLESIQKEKDAELLMVQRCNAMLYEACTTLVLEIESRKSQLVGNSVASGASRINSVYQSLVEGNDLAEKPDRFSEEGIRSVIERLFMAVKDIMSVQSDIAEFGQKDMKAAISNLQKELQEKDIQREKICAELVSQIKEAESISKSYSEELQIAKAQMDDLHRKVKLMEEERDSLAHRIKELQDLESNFADIQLRVKSLEDMLAAKEQENEALMQALDEEEAQMEDMTNKIEEMERVLLQKNKDMDNLEVSRGKTMKKLSVTVSKFDELHQLSESLLSEVENLQSQLQERDTEISFLRQEVTRCTNDAIASAQMSSKRNTDEVHDFLTWVDKLISRVQAHDMNYDDAKVNQIHEYKEMLEKQLVSVISELEDLRALARTRDSMLRVEKDKVEQLVRKEEFLENSLRDKESQLTMFRGASDMGQLANSTSEIIEIEPVANKRVVPGTVASQVRSLRKTNNDQVAVAIDVDPDSGKLDDEDDDKAHGFKSMTTSRIVPRFTRPITDMIDGLWVTCDRTLMRQPVLRLSVIIYWALLHALLATFVV from the exons ATGCAGGAATCACATGGTTCAGGTTCGAAGAAAGGTGATTCAAGCACTGAGGTAGAGATTGAAGGAGACAAGAAGCTTCCTTTAAACGAACCAAGTGAGAATTCTATTAGCCAGACAGCCACTCTAGTGGGAGATGAGGGCAAGGAGGAGACAAAAGCTGAATACATTCAACTCAGCGAGCCAAATAATGTTCCAACAACTGTTTTGACAACTCAGAACGCTAAAATAGCAGAGGACAGAG GTCATCAGATGGAAGATGCGGTTTCTAGTTCATGCAAGGAAGAAAAACTAGAAATGACTTCAGCTTCTGGTGAATATGAAAATCACAAGGATGAGGTTCAAATTTCTGACTCCAGAGATATTGTTTCTGAGAATTCTGTGGAGAACAAAATGGTGAATATCTCATCTGGATCAGATGCAAGTTATATTAGCTTGTGTCAGCTGGCGGAGGTGGTACGAGACCTCGATGAAGATGACTTTAGGTTCTTGTTCATGTGCAGAGACTCAGCTCCAAATGTACCTTCTTTGAAACTTTTTGACGCTTTTGAGAAGCTCAAAGAACAACTATACCTAGCAAGTCTTGTAAAAGATGTATCTTGTTTGCAGCTAGCTGAAGAGTCAGAACTTCAAATGAAACTCAGTTGTCAACATCAGAAGTTGACTGATCAAATATCTGAGGCCAAAGCTTCATCAACTGAACTTGGAGAGAAGAATGATATCCTTGCTGATCAGCTTGCACAATCGAGATCTGAATTTCAATTGATTGTATCTGAAAGGGATGACTTCCAAAAGCAGCTTCACATTTCTAAAGGTGAGGTTGGAGAACTTTCTGAAAGAATAAATGAGTTGCAGACTAAATTGGAGACGTCACTTGGTGAAAATGCAAGTCTGTCTTCAGAGATGTTTGACTACCGGAATTTGGTGGCTACTTTACAGGTTCGAAATGAGAGCTTAATAGGAAGCCTTAATTTGTTGTCTGAAGAAAATAAGAAGCTTTTGGAGGAGAAGGAGAATCTTGTTCTTGAGAAGGAGAATCTTTTTCTTGAGAATGAGAAATTGGGAACAGATCTAGCGCAGTCTAAAGCTTTGTTCGGATCATTGCAGTTGGATAATGAAAAGTTATCGCAGAATTTCACTTCTTTGAGAGAGGAGAAAATGAAACTTCATGGAGAGAAGGAACACCTTATCAGTGAGAATGAGAAACTGATTGCTCAATTGTTGGACTACAAAAATGTTGTGGAAACTCTTCAGGTTGAGAACAAGAACATAAACGAGAGTTTGATATCTGTAACAGAAGCAAAGAAACAGCTTCAGGAGGAAAAAAAGTCTGTGGTCGGTGAAACTGAGAAACTAGGATTGGAGTTTAAGGAGTCGAAGTCTCTAATTGAAGCTCTGCAGATGGAAGTGGCCGAAGCAAAGGGGCATTTGACTTTGGTGATGGAAGAGAGAGACGAGCTCGAGGAGCAGAAGAAGTATCTTCTCTCTGAGACTGAGAAACAGTCATTTCAGTTGGCAAAATATGAGAACTCGTGCAATAAGGTGGATGATGACCTGAAAGACGCATCTCTGCGTATTGAACATCTAACCAAGGAGAACATGCATCTGAAGAGAAGCTTGGAGTTGTCTGAAACGATGAAAACAGAGTCACCTAACCAAAGTAGCTTTGCATATCAGTCTGAGGAAGAAGCTGGGCATCAACTTGAAGGTTCTTGCCACTCTAGCTTTGCACCAGCAAATCTAATTGATGATGATGGTTCAAATTGGTTTGGAGTTATGAAAAGACACGTGGAGGAGGCAGAGAGAGTACTTGAAAAGCTTGAGAAAGCAGTTGAAGATATGCACTCTAGATCAGCTTCTATGAGTAGGTCGTCTGGTAAAGCGGTTTCACCTGGTGTGTCAAAACTTATTCAAGCTTTTGAGACAAAGGACCATGATGACGAGCACCAACCAGATGAGTTCCAGTCATCTGAAAATCAAACAGATGCAGGTCTTGTGCAGATTCAAGGGCAAACAAAAACATTAAGGGCGTTGCTGAAAGATTTGGTGTTGGGAGCTGGCAACGGCTACCAATTTCTTGAAGGAGAGAAGAGTAGTAAAACAGCCACTGAGGTTGCTGCTGAAGAACTGAGGGCCAAATGTGAGTTTCTGAATGAACACATTGATCTTTTGGAAGGAGCAAACATTGAGTTAATGGTTTTCAATGAAAGCTTAGGGGGATGTTTCTGGAATGCCAAAGAAAGGGAGGAAGAATTTATGGTCCAAAATGAAGCTTTGCACAAGCAAGAAGTCGCTACAAAAGCTGAGAACAGTAAGTTAAGGGAGAATCTTAGTAGCTTTCAGGAGAAACTCTCTATTTTGCAGAACCAGCTGGGTGAAATGCGTGAAAGCAGCAAAGAAGTGGGATCTTGCATCTCTAATCAGGTAGAAGCTTTTTACAAGGAAGTTGCTGACAGAGTATCAATACTTCAAGAAGAGTGGAACTCTATAATTGATCAGGTTTTTCAGACACTTATAAGGTTAGATTTGTCTGTTGAGGCCGTTGGCTCCTCTTCGCCATCAAGTGTAGACCATGATCTAGGGTGCATAAACTTAAGTAGCCGTACTGCTGCATCTGTTGATGCTGCTATCAATGTGCTTGAGGCATTGCAGGGTCAAGTTGAAGCTGCTCGCCATGAGTCAATGTTGAGTAACGGAGTCAACGAGAAGTTAGACTTCTTACAAGTTGAAAATCAAAAGTCTTTCGGTCTTTTGCATAAGATTTATGGTAACCTCAAGAAACTTGTGAATGGAATGCCAGGGCATCTACAAGTAGCTGAAGTTGATGATCCTGAGAAATCTGTAGATCTATCTCATCCTGGTGCTTTTGATTCCCTACTGGAGCAGTTGCAAAGTTTTCTTGATGAGAAAACACAAGTTGAGTCTGTTAATGAAAAGCTGAAATCTGAGTTGATGGCCAGGACAACAGAGTTTGAAGAACTGAGCAAAAGATCCCTTGGATCAGATTCTATTTTAAAGATGGTTCAAGCGGTTGAAGGAGTCATTTCTCTAGATAGCTTTGAAATCAACATTAATGAGCCAGTATCATGTCTAGAGTCCCTGACCTTTCTCCTTGTTCAGAAGTATAAAGAGGCAACTGAAGATGTGAAGTTGTCCAGGGAAGAATATGCTTCCAAGGAAGCACAAGTAATTGATTTGCAAGGACAAATGGATCACTTGAGCTTATTACTTGTTCAatgtgaaaatgaagttgtagtcCTTAAGGAAAGTTTGAAGGGAGCTGAGGAGGATCTTGTAACTATTAGTTATCAATATCAGGAGAAAGTTGCTGAATTTGAACTGTCTGAGCAACGGGTGTCAGCTTTAAGAGAGAAGCTTGGCATAGCAGTCACCAAGGGCAAAGGTCTGATTGTGCAGCGTGACAGTCTTAAACAGTCTCTTGCAGACACATCCTCTGAACTGCAGAAATGCTCTGAGGAGTTGCAGTTGAAAGATGCAAGGCTTCAGGAAGTTGAAATGAAACTCAAGACCTATTCAGAGGCAGGTGAGCGCATGGAAGCTTTGGAATCTGAGCTCTCGTACATTCGCAATTCTGCCACTGCATTAAGGGAATCATTCCTTCTCAAAGACTCTGTTCTTCAGAAAATAGAGGAGATTGTAGAAGATTTGGAGCTTCCAGATCATTTCCATTCaaaggatatcatcgataaagtTGATTGGTTGGCGAAGTCGGTTGCTGGGAACTCTTTACCTCTGACTGATTGGGATCACAAGACCTCTGTTGGAGGATCATACTCTGATGCAGGATATGCACTTGCCGATGATGGATGGAAAGAGGCGTCACAGCCAAACTTGGGTTCTTCCGAAGACCTTAGAAGAAGATTTGAGGAGCTCCAGGGCAAGTTTTATGGGTTGGCAGAACAAAATGAGATGCTTGAACAATCCTTGATGGAAAGAAACAACCTTGTTCAGAAGTGGGAAGAGATGTTAGATAGGATAGACATGCCTTCACACTTAAGATCTTTGGAGCCAGAAGATCGGATTGGTTGGTTAGTGCTTGCTGTTTCAGAAGCTCAAAACCAGTACGACTCTCTCCAACAAAAGTATGATAATTTTGAATCATTATTTGCATCAACAAATGCTGAACTTGAAGTGTCACACAGAAAAATATCCGAGCTTGAAAATGCGTATCAATTGGTTGTCAGTGAGAAAGAGTTGCTTTTGAAGAGCGTGGAGTCTTTGAAATTTGATTATGAGGAAATGTCAAGGAAGGCTGCCCAATCTGAAATTAGTAATGATGACTTGCAGAACAGAGTAGGTGACTTGCTGAAGAAACTGAACGAAACAAATGCTGAACTTGAAAAGTCACACAGAAAAATATCTGAGCTTGAAAATGCGTATCAATTGGTTATCAGTGAGAAAGAGTTGCTTTTGAAGAGTGTGGAGTCTCTGAACTTTGATTATGAGGAAATGTCAAGGAAGGCTGCCCAATCTGAAATTAGTAATGATGACTTGCAGAGCAGAGTAGGTGACTTGCAGAAGAAACTGAACGAAATGCTTGGAGCAGAGGAACGTATTCATCATCTTGAAGGTGAAATAAGAAGATTGGAAGATATGGTCAAAGATTTCCTTAGGACTTCTCAAACAGATGATGTGTTATTTAGCACTGGTAGCTCTGAATCTTTGGAGCAGCTAATTAGGAAGCTTATAGATAAGTATACCACACTTTCTTTGGGGAAACCTTCCGAGTCTGATGCAACTCTTGAGCATGTTGATAAAGGGTTTGATATCTCTCatgaagaaaagagagaaagtAATGTCAGTTGTGATGAGAATGCAGATGGAGGTGCTCTCAGCAGAAAATTGGAGGATGCTCTAAGCGACTTGTTGTCATtgaaggaggagaaggagaatATTGCGTCGAATAATCAATCATTGGTTCGTGAACTTGAAGAATTGGGTATCAAAAATAAAGAACTGCAAGATCGACTTAGTCAGGAGGAACAAAAGTCATGTTCTTTAAGAGAAAAATTGAATGTTGCAGTTAGGAAAGGCAAATCGTTGGTGCAGCATCGGGACAGCCTGAAGCAATTAATTGAAGAGCTGAATGGTGAAGTTGAGCGCTTGAAGGCTGAGATCAGATTGCAGGAAAATGCTATTTCAGATCACGAACAAAGGATAAAAGATTTATCTGTATACCCTGAGAAGATTAAGACCATAGAATCTGAGAGTTCAATCCTGAGAGATCAATTGGCAGAAAAAGACTATACCCTGAGCATGATTTTGAGTACCCTGGAAGAAATTAATGTTGGCTCTAACATCGGTAATCCAGTCGAGAAGCTAAAAGGAGTTGGCCAATTATGCCATGATCTGCAATCAGCTCTTACATCTTCTGAACATGATGCAAGGAAATCTAAAAGAGCAGCTGAGCTGCTTCTCGCAGAGTTAAATGAGGTGCAAGAAAGAAACGATGGCCTCCAAGAGGAGCTAGCAAAGTCTTTGAGTGAACTCTCTGGACTGTCCAAGCAAAAAGAATCTGCTGAAGTTGCTAAACATGAAGCTCTTGCACATCTAGAAAAGATATCTTCCACTCACTCAGAAGAAAGAAAGAACCAATTAGCTGAAATCACGATGCTAAAATCTAGTGTGGATCAGCTAAGGGAGGATCTCTTTGTTGTTGACCGTTTGCTCAATGATGTTTTATCCATGGATTTGGAGACTATGCGCCATCTTGGTTCTAGTATGAAAGTTTGCCTAGAACAAACTGATCAAAATCACTTTCCTCTACGTGTGGCTGATTCAAGTGGCCTTACCTTTGCGGTACCAGAAAGCAAG GTTTTTAATAAAGAAATTGATTCTATCAACCAAAAGTTAAACAGGCACTCCCATTTATTGCATGAAGAAGCTGCTCGTATAACTGAGATATTAAGAACTATACATGAAGAGATATCCTACCACAAGCAGCACTCAAATTCGTTGAAGACAGATGTGATGCGGTTAGAATCTATTCAAAAGGAGAAAGATGCAGAGTTGCTTATGGTGCAAAGATGTAATGCTATGCTTTATGAAGCTTGCACCACTTTGGTCTTGGAAATTGAAAGCAGAAAATCCCAATTGGTTGGAAATAGCGTAGCTTCTGGAGCTTCCAGAATCAATTCTGTGTATCAAAGTTTAGTTGAAGGAAATGATTTAGCTGAGAAGCCTGACCGGTTTTCTGAGGAAGGTATTAGGTCAGTGATAGAGAGATTATTCATGGCTGTGAAAGATATTATGAGTGTGCAAAGTGATATTGCTGAATTTGGTCAAAAGGATATGAAAGCTGCTATATCGAATCTGCAGAAAGAACTTCAGGAGAAAGATATTCAGAGAGAGAAAATATGTGCAGAACTTGTTAGTCAGATTAAGGAAGCTGAATCTATTTCAAAGAGTTATTCAGAAGAGCTTCAGATAGCAAAAGCTCAGATGGATGATTTACATAGGAAAGTGAAACTGATGGAGGAGGAACGAGATTCTCTGGCACACAGGATAAAAGAACTGCAAGATCTGGAATCCAACTTTGCCGACATACAGTTAAGAGTTAAATCACTTGAAGACATGCTAGCTGCAAAGGAACAAG AAAACGAGGCACTGATGCAAGCACTTGATGAGGAGGAGGCTCAAATGGAAGACATGACAAACAAGATTGAGGAAATGGAGAGAGTCCTCCTTCAAAAAAATAAAGATATGGATAACCTTGAAGTTTCCCGTGGGAAGACTATGAAGAAGCTTTCTGTTACAGTAAGCAAATTTGATGAACTTCATCAGCTATCTGAAAGCCTTCTGTCCGAGGTTGAGAATCTTCAGTCACAATTACAAGAGCGAGATACAGAGATTTCTTTCTTGAGGCAAGAAGTTACAAGATGTACTAATGATGCAATAGCTTCTGCTCAGATGAGTAGCAAAAGAAATACTGATGAAGTCCATGACTTTTTGACATGGGTAGATAAGTTGATTTCCCGAGTCCAGGCTCATGATATGAATTATGACGATGCAAAAGTTAACCAGATTCATGAATATAAGGAAATGTTAGAGAAACAGCTCGTGTCTGTGATATCTGAGCTGGAGGATCTGCGTGCACTGGCACGGACAAGAGATTCAATGTTGAGAGTAGAGAAAGATAAAGTGGAACAGCTGGTGAGGAAAGAAGAATTTCTTGAGAACTCTTTGCGTGATAAGGAATCTCAATTAACCATGTTT